The following DNA comes from Camelus dromedarius isolate mCamDro1 chromosome 29, mCamDro1.pat, whole genome shotgun sequence.
GAGCCCTGCGAGGCCCTGGGCCGGAAGGGTTGGCCTTGGCAGCGATCAGATGGGAAAGAGAAGATTGAAAACTTGGGAAAAGTCTGTATTCTGAggacatttttgcatttttctttttaaagagaattcaggagaaaaaaaaccccaaaaacattTTCTTGGCTTTTCATCTGAGTCCTTCATATCTGTATTCCTAGCAAGTGTGCATGATTTAATAAAGTCAGCACTGGCAGCCAGCAGCGTGTTTTTGTTCCAGAACCTTAAactgtcctttaaaaaataagatgaataatactttctgtaaaataataataataataaaaacgaGTACAGAGaggttataaagtgaaaagtaaatCTACCACTCCTCTTACTTCCCTCCTCAGcaacccctccccacaaaaaacccTCACTAGAGATAAACACAAAAAACCATTTTGATTTTGTAAAGGGCACGAACAGGAACATGTGTAGTCTCTCTTCCCAGGCCTCAGAGTGTAAAGCTTGCTCTGGGTCTCTTCTGGGAAGTCATCTGTGCTGAACCTCTCCTTTCCAGAAAGGGAGAAGAGACTGCAGTGAGGTCCCTCCCCTCACTTGGGTTCTCCTTTTTCCCCAGTGTCTAATGGCTCTTTTCTACCTTCTCAGGACCCCTCTGTGACCCAGCTGACTAATGCCCCGCAGGGAGGCCTGGCTGAATTCAACCCCTTCTCAGAGGTTGGTGAGCATGCCCTCTTTCTGAGGCTCAGGTCCTCTGGGTGGTGCTGGCATCTGTGGGTAAGGAGCCTTGGCAGTGACAGAGACAGATGTGAGAAGCTGCAGTCCTCCCAGGGACAGTCCAAATGTGAACTCAGGGGGTAGGGGTAGGGATGAGAAAGTCACCCACGCTCTCCTTGGGATCCGTGATCTGGGCACCTCCCAGAAGAGGGCGGGGCAGTACTGGGGAGCTCTGGATGCAGCAAGGCCAGGGCTCTGGGTTAGGCATCACATTGCCCAGAGCCTGGGGCTTGTTGGCTGAGAAGCTGcagagggaggcccagggcaggcccagaGGGAGTGCCCCTCATAGGCAGAGGCACATCACTCACCCCCTGAGGGCTTGTCCCCACCTGCCAACTGGTAGAGGCCCACTTACCTCCCTTCTCTGATCTGCCCCATGCAGACAAATGCAGCGACAACGGTTCCTGTCACACAGCTCCCCGGGCCCTCGCAGCCAGCAGTCCTCCAGCCCTCAGTGGAGCCAACTCAGCCAACCCCCCAGGTACTGTTGACGGAGATCCCTTTGGCCTCTTCTTTCCAGAAAGGGACGCACCCAGACCAGTAGCTGAGCCCTGAGATTGACGGGTGGGCACAGGGCTTTAACCTCTGGCTCCGCTTCAGGGGCCCTCCTGATCATCTCCTTGGTGTTGGTCACTTGCACATGGAGGGTCTGCTCTGCCAACCTAtatcctcacccccaccccactacCACCACCCAAAATAAGCTCTGCTCACCAAGCCAGGGTCCTTGGTGGCCTAGAGAGCATCTGTCCCTGTTGTGCCATTCCAGTTCCTTCTTGGGCCTTTGGTAGGATTCTCTCTTACTCAGGGCCCAgaatctctccctctcttttttgttttaacctcATTTATTCCTGTCCAccttcctgttttcctttgtCCCTTCAGCAAATACTGTGAGTCTTGTCTGCTTTGTGCCCGACCCTCCCCTCCACGCCTCACTGCCCTCCCCCATGCACCTTGCTGCCCCCGGTGAGCATGAGCCACAGTGGAGTTGTATGTTGCAGCTCCTGCTTAGACAGGCCAGCAGGTTCCCGCCTACCAGACTCCTGGCAGAGGGCAAGCTCTCAGAGAGGCAGATGCTGCTAGGAGGAGATAGTATTCTCAGAGACAGCTACATGCGAAAGCTTCCTAAGGTAGGCAAAGTGTAGATGAGCAGTAGTGAGGGCAGGGCGCCTGGACCTGCTCAGCTGGGCTGTGGATCTAGTGGGCCCCAGGCTGCTCCTGCCTCTGACTCGACTTGCTCTGAACGTGCTGCCCCTGCCTGGGCCCCTGGGCTTCACCCTGGCCCTAGAACCCTGTGGAGGTGAGGCAGGCCTTAGAGGCAGGGGTGACTTCCCTGTTCGGCTGGGTGGTAGGCTGTAAGGGACCTGGTCCTGCTCAACTAAAGTCGCAGGCTTTGGGAGAGGAGGCTCGACCCTCAGCGTGGTCCAGTGTGGTCAGTTCTGGTCCTGCTTCTGTACCCACTGCCTGAAGTTTACCTTCTGAAGGCAGACTTAGCTCTTTGGAAAACGCcttttggagagagagagagcgtgtgtgtgtacatatgtatgtacacatatgccTGGCTTATCATCCTGGGATACCTACATCCTAAAGAGGATTGTAGACTTAAGGAACCAGGCCCCAACAGCTGAAGCACCTAGCGGGGAccagagccctgggctggagcaccaggcccaggcccaggctccTTCAGCCTCACATGTAGTCTCCTAGCTGCCTTACTCAGAGACCCCACTCTGCTTGGAGAGGGAATAAAGCTTGGATTCTGCACGCTGTGAGAGCCAGGCCAAGCAGGGCCAAGCCTAAGGGGCTGTCCCGGGGTGCAGCCGGTCACAGTTCAGGTGGAGCCCTGCGCAGCTTCTGGGGTTGGGCGGGTTGGGGAGGTGCTTACACATAGACCCCCGAGGCTCTGGGTACACAAGGCTCAAGTATCTCCCATCCCCTCTCATTGCTAGCAGGTACGCACCATTTCCCATTCACACACATGTACACCCCGCCACGGTCTTCAAATGAGGCTTGGGTCTCTGGGTGTCTGGCTATAGGTTAGTCTCTTGTGAGACCTTTTTCCCTTTGCCGTTACCCCAAAGGTCACTTTAACTGAACTTTGCCTGGCTCCAATATGAGGGATAGTTCTCTTCTATCTCAAGCTCAAggatgaggggagaggagagcccTGGTAGTGGCTCAGGGGCAGGAGATGGTGTATGGTAGGGGGCTGGTCACCTTGGCCTCTCTATGGTGGTCTCAGGTACCCAAGACACTCTGGGGCTGGGACTGCCTCTGGGCTCTCCCTGCATGGGCAAGGCCCTTCTGCCTTCTGTTCAAGCTGacactgtctgtctgtctgtctgtcgtGTCTGGCTGCCCCCCGACACCTGTTCCCTCCAGGCTGTAGCCTCTGCAGCCCAGGCAAGCCTGCTCCGGCAGCAGGAAGAACTGGACAGGAAAGCAGCTGAACTGGAACGCAAGGAGCGGGAGCTGCAGAACACGGTGGCCAACTTACATGGTAAGCGAGGTGGCCGTGCCTGACTCGGAGTTCCCGGGCCCGCTTGTTCCTGGGGCAGCCTCGGAGCTTTGCTGAGCCCTTGCCGAGTTCATCTTAGAATGGCGTTGGTCCTGGGAAGAGCAGTAAGGTGGATGTTAGGAGACTTGCAGGGTATTGCTAATGGATGTAGATTGTTTCTGCACTCCTTCCCAGCTCGAGCTTTCTTTGATAGAGTGAGGGCATTGGTCCTAGGATTCCTTACTCATGATCATGAACCCTGTGCTTATGGGCTGGTTGTTAATAAGAGTAATCAGTTAGGCCATTGAGCTCTGTGTTTCCCAGTGAACTTGAGGTCCATTATCTTAGAGTGAGCTTCTGGGTGTTTGTGTCCCAACACCCTTTTCCCATCCCACTCCACATCCATTGATCCCAAGCCCCGCTTGCTGATGCCCCTCTGGGAGCCCTGGTTTGGCCCGCGAACAGGGCGGTGTGTGTGCTCCACCACGCTGCTGAGGCCGGGCTCACCTCCTCGCCTCTTCCCACACAGTGAGGGAGAACAACTGGCCGCCCCTGCCCACGTGGTGCCCTGTCAAGCCCTGCTTCTATCAGGATTTCTCCGCTGAGATCCCTGCCGACTACCAGCGGATATGCAAGATGCTCTACTATCTCTGGATGTGTGAGTCCCGCTCCTGCCCCTCCGAGCGCCAGGTGAAATCCTCCGGCCGCTCCTCCCCGGCAGGCTCCAGCCTTCCTCagtgctgggctggggtgggtgctACCTTCTGCCCACATAATTTGCTTTCCGAAGTCTGCTGCCTGTCCTTGGAACCTCCCCAAAAGGGCCAGTCCAGGCCACAGGTCAGGTAGGGTGGGACTAGCTGGAGGCTTCTGAGTCCTGCGGAGCTCACTGCACTAAAAGCCCTCATTCAGTGAAAGCCTTTCCTCCCCACAGGCCCCTGGGCTCCTGGGAACGAGGATAAAAGGCTCCCTGTAGCTCTGCTGTGGCCCATCCAGGGCAGGGAGAAGAGTTTCTGAGAGAAAAGCTTCATTCCCCAAGGATCAGTCCTTGGGGCTGCATCCCCGCCCTCCACCACTGCCCATCAGATACCTGGACTGTCCCATCACCTCTTAGGAACTTGGTTTGGTCCCTGGTTTTAAGGTCTTGGAAAACCAGGATTTGGGAGCCAACCCTGCCCAGGTACAGACCGAGGTCCTCTAGTATCTCTGCAGCTGCCCCCACAGCGTGGACCTCGTTTCCTCTCTGGGGAGTCGTTTGCCTTGTCGGGGAGCCCTTCAGCCACTGTGGCACAagcccacctctctctcccctctccttccccagtgcATTCAGTGACTCTGTTTCTGAACCTGCTTGCCTGCCTGGCCTGGTTCTTAATTGACACCACCAAGGGAGTAGACTTCGGCCTCTCGATCCTGTGGTTTGTGATCTTCACCCCCTGTGCCTTCCTTTGTTGGTACCGACCCATCTATAAGGCTTTTAGGTGAGTGGGGCTTGGGCAAGGGGTGAGTGTGTGGCTGGCATCCCTGGTTGCGGGCTGAGGGCTCATGGATCAGAATAGAGTGGTGGGGAAAGTGACTTTCCCAGTCCCACCCATGGTGAGAGCACAGGGACCAGGGCTGCTTTCCTCGGTTGCTGTACCTGAGGTCTGCTCTGGGCCGTGTCCTTGGATGAGGCACAGGAGGCTTACTTGCCTTCCTCTGTTCCCAGTCTGTCTGATACAGTGGGATTTTAGTCATGGGGAAGAGGCTGTGCTTCTTTGATAGAAGTCAGACTTCTCTGATAGTCAGTCTGATAGAGTTAGAGAAGCTCTCAATGGGTCACCTGTCCATGCTCATTTCTgcttctccctccacctccccattACTCCTGAGCATGGCTAAGTACCAGTATTTGACTGGTTGACATAGACTAGATACTGTGGGCATTAATAGGTCCACCTCACAGACCCCTAGGGCATTTGGAATCGTGCCTCAGAGTTGATGCTTTCAGGACAGGAGCCTGGCAGTTCCCTGGTAGAGGGGGCGAGGCAGCAGCTGAACCCTCCCCTGCATTTAGCAGGCAAAACCTGCACCCTCACTGTATTCTGGCCCCCAGGACACTGAGATGAAGGTACTCAAAACACCGGTCTTGTCTGGTGTTCCCTACTCCCCAAATACCTTTTTTTTCCACCCAGGCCTCCAGTTTTATTATTAAAGATTTATACCTTTGGTTTAGATTTTCTTGCCTGTTATGCAAATAAGTACTCCAGGAGGTGGACTGTTAGGCTCTTTACATGGTCCTTTGTGAGCAACTTTATTAGCTCTTTGAGGAGGGGGTTAAGTATTGACCCCTTAAATTGGAAGGCAGTGGAAGGCAAGCCCTTTTTGATGATGGTGGTGAGTGTGCGTCCTTGTGGGCAGTGTGGCTGGCCCACTGGCCTGCTCTCCTCCCACAGTCCTGCGCCCTGGCTCCTGGTGGGGTAGGTGTCGTGGTGAGTGAGGAAGGCGGAGGGTGAGCCCCAAGCCCTCTTGTGACTTATTGTTTCCCCCTCTCTCTACAGGTCCGACAACTCTTTCAGCTTCTTCgtgttcttttttgtatttttttgtcaAATAGGGATCTACATCATCCAGTTGGTCGGCATCCCTAACCTGGGGGACAGGTAAGACCTGGGGCAGCACAGAGGGAGTTGCGCCCTGTTTCCCTGCTCCCAGGAAGCCCCCACAGATGACCTGTTTTCCACCatggcagggagaggggtgggtgggtCAGCTCGGGTCTGCCTTCATGCCCCCATCCACTTCTTCATCAGTTGCCACTTACTGTCTTGCCTTGCTCGCCATGTTCTCGGGTGTGTGGGTGAGCTTGGCATGAATCCATAGGCTCCCAGGGCTGTGTCCTGCACTGgatggcctcctcctcctctgctcctgccATGCCCTCCTAGAGGCTGGTGCTACTTCCACAGGCCCCAGATAAGCCCTGGGGTTTGGGAGGCTGCTGACAGATGTCCTGGCCTTTGCAGAGTCTGAGCTGTGACTTTTTCCAGAGGCCGTGTAACCTCAGGAGATGGAGCCCTCGCCCTTCAGGATTCGGCTCCTCCTGGCTGCTCTCCTTGAGCACACAGCTGGCATCAGTGTCCTGGCGGCTGCAGTCCTCAGCTCAGAATTAGTCTCAGAAAGAAAAGCTGATGGCTGatgttttcctttctgctccAGTGCATAGGGAACATTACAGAAAGGTCAGGCTGGCCTTGGCTGGAAGCCTGAGGCTGGAAGGCCTGCACTATTTTGGTCCCCTCCCTCCAGTGACACTAGCGAGTCCAGAGCTGCAGGGAGGGTGACTCACCTCACACTCGCTGCAAGTGCACGctgccctccatccccaccccccctttcttctcttgctgtttctaATCTGGCCCCTTTTCTCTTTGACTGGTGACCCAGTTTCATTACTCATTACCCTAAGTGAGATCCTCATAAAAGGCGGTGATTAATACTGCTGTTTGCTCCCTGGTCTGGGAGTCAGGAGGCTTGTGTTCCGGCCTGGGCTCCGCCCCCGCTGCCCTGCCTGTGTCTGCTGGGATGATCTCTGTCGCCTCCAGCCTCCCAGTGCCTTTCTCATCTCCCCTCAGAACAGCCACGATTGGCTAGATATaatccctcttccctttctgctactgatgtaaaatacacataaaattaatcattttgtttaccacttaaaccattttaaagtataaaattcagtggcatttagtccattcacaGTGTTATGCAAACACCACCACTTACCTAGTTCTAGGACATTTCTATCACTTTGTAAAGAAACTCCATTCAGTTGGAACCAAAATTCattactttccattttttcctttcctaataaAATCCTGTaaggtgaaaaaacaaaacaaaactccatacCCACTAAGCACTCACTCCTTTTCCCTCATTCCctgagcccctggcaaccatttaAACTGCTGTCTGTCTCTGGATTTACCTGTTCTGGACATTCCAttgaaatggaatcatacaatatatggctTTTCGTGCCTGGCTGCATTCACTTAGCATGTTGTTTTCAGGGTTCATGTTGTAGCACATGTTAGTacttcattccattttatggctgaataatattccattgttttgGGAGATACTGCATTATTTTTACCCACTCATCAGTTGTTAGACATTTGGCTTTCCAcctttttgctattgtgaatagtgctgctatgcacattggTGTACAAGTttttgagtacctgttttcagttcttttgggtatgtatCCTGGGGTGGAATGGCTGAGTCACACAGTAATTCTATGTGTAATTtattgaggaactgccaaactttcCCACAGTGGCTGGACCACTTTACATTTCCAGCAGCAAAGTATGAGGgttctagtttctccacatcctcaccaactctcctttcttctgttaTAGCCGTCCAGAAgtgtggtatctcattgtggttttgattgatCTTTCCtgaatgattaatgatgttggccatcttttatgtgcttatttggccatttgtatattttctttggagaaatgtctattcagatcctttgctaaTTAAGTTAAtcgggttgtctttttgttgagttctttatatattcaggatAGTAGCTTTTTATCTGCTATgtgatttataaatttttttcctgtgtgttgtttttcacacttgatagtatcctttgatttacagaggtttttaattttgatgaaatccaggTCATCTTTTTCTTGTATTGTTGTGCTTCTGTTGTCATATCTAAGGACCATCACTAAATCTGAGGTCATCAAGAAttatctctgtttccttctaagagttttatagttttaggtctgaTTATTAGgtttgggttaatttttgtatgtgtttgaaGTAGGGTCCAACatcattgttttgcatgtggatatccagttgtccctgcaccatttgttgaagaggccATTCCTTCCCCATTCAGTGGTCTTGACacacttgtcaaaactcagtTGATGATAAATACATAGGTTTGTTTCTGGACTCCCAGTTCTATTctgttgatctgtgtgtctatcCTGATGCCAGCACTGCagtgttttgattgctgtagctttgtagtaagtttttaaaTCAGAGAGTGTGAGGCTATCCCCTTCTGTAGATGAGGACAGTGGGGCTCAGGAAGGAGACAGGACTGACGCGAGGCAGAGGTGCTGTCCCTGGGCCCCAGTGGGAGGAGCTGAGGTGAGAGGATGAAGGCAGTGGTCCTCCTCTCCAGGCCCTCAGGAGTGAGCAGCCAGGCTTCCCCCGTACCCCTAACCCCCAAAGCAGCAGGAAAAGGCCCTCCCTACTGAGTGCTACGCCTGACTGTAAGGGTAGCAGGcatctccttcctccctgaccACACATGGCCCGAAGATTCCCCATGGGCAGTGTGGGGCCTGACGGCCTTCACAGAGGCCTGGTCTGTGTGGCCAAGGGTTCTGGCCCACAAGGCTCTGTGCTGCAGGGAGGTGCCTGGGTGGGGTTCAGCACACAGTGGCCTCTTGGAGAAGAGCCCCTCACGGGTAGCTCTGGAGCCCATTCCCACTGTGCCCTCTCAGCCGCCTCCTCCCTTTGCAGTGGTTGGATCGCAGCCCTGTCTACACTGACCCAAGACCTGGCTGTGTCGATCATCATGATGGTGGTGGCTGGCTTCTTCACCCTCTGTGCCGTGCTCTCACTCTTCCTCCTGAAGCGGGTGAGTGGTGGGCGCTGGGCCAGCAGCACACCCAAGGAAGCAGGCACCTCTCTCCTGCCTTCACCGTGGGGATTTCATCTCTACAGCAGTTGGGCCTCCTGGATCGCCAAAGGTCCAGTGGCTTCCTCCAAGGCTCGGAGGGGAGGCCAGCAGGGTGGGCTTCCTGGTGGCCCACAGCGCGGGCTTTTCTCACCACAGTCTCTTTCCTCAGGTGCACTCCCTGTACCGCCGGACAGGGGCCAGCTTCCAGCAGGCCCAAGAGGAGTTTTCCCAGGGCATCTTCAGCAACAGGACCTTCCGCAGCGCCGCCTCGTCTGCTGCCCGAGGAGCCTTCCAGGGGAATTAGTCCTCCTgactctcctccctctgccccagcatTTTCTCTTGCCTGCCTTCTGAGCTGCACTTTCCGTGGGTGCCTTAAGCAGTGGTTATGCCCAGCACAGACCTGGGGAGGGTCTTGCCCAtggctcttcctccttcctcagcaaccagctctccctcccacctgaggaaaggggagggagggacagggactTTTTTACacaatagaaaaggaaaaaaaaaaaaaaaaaaaaaccaaagctgTCTTTCCTTCTCTGGTGGTGGTTtgttaggatttttttgtttctctggaagCAGTGGGACTGAAGttctccctacacacacacacacacacgcacgcacacacacacacaaatatacacacacatttgggATCACCGGCTGACCTGGGGCCCCCCCGGTGGACTTCTGTTTCTGCTGGGGTCCTGAGACTCCACTCCTCTCCCAGCAGGTCTGGCCTGAATCTCGACAGACCCAGCCTGTGGCTTCCACAGtcctgcccttccttcctgcccaggCTGGGGTAGCCTCCCAGGGCTCCCTTCTTGTTGAGCTGCAGTCTAGGCTCTAGCCCCCAGACTACTCTAGGGTGGTCTCTGGGCTTCCAGAGCCTCTGGCCTGGTTGCCCCAGCTTCTTTCCTGCCTTATGTTTCTCACAGTTTCATAGCCTGTGAGGCCCCCTTCACTGTCCTGGTGTGGGCAGTACCTTGTGCCCTCTGGGGCCCCCCTTGGAACCCTTCCCTCTTCAGATTTACTGAATGTGCAATGGGGTCAGTTGGATTTTGGGAATGGGGATGGATAGAGGACACCGAACTGAAGTTGTCTTGACCAGTTTTTTTAGGAGGGTGGGTCTGACCTGGTGTGGTTTGTGTGGCCCTGTTTGTTTTGATTTCCTCTCTTCCTGAGGGACAGCTGCCCTTTACCCTGGCCTCAGACTCTACTCCCCCCATCCTGCCCCCCCGTCAGCAATATCTAGCCTGTATGACTGTTAGGGAGGACAGGGGGATCAGTCTAGAATTGTATCCTTCAGGCTGGACTGATGAGCCATCTTTCTGAGAGTTCCAGATTAATCCTCTAGGGTTCCCCCATACTCCAAGTAGAGTCTAGGTCACCTTGCACTAGTCCTGGAGATTTGCCAGGACCTGCGTCACTGTGTTGGGTGCCTAGGAGTTCATGGTTAAAACCTGTAACCTGTCCTCTAGAGACAGTAGCAGTGGGTGTTTGGGCTGAGGAGCCTTCTCAAAAAGCTGGCCAACCTCAGGCCCCTGGGGCATGGGGCCTACCCAGAGGCCCACACTGCCCCAAAGCCACTGAATGATAATGGCAGTGACCAAGGTTTTGTAAACTCctttctggtatttttttctccatgtacaaATGTATatgttatatctcaatttttgtccttaaataaaaacattttcagacaaacTTGGCCCTAATGTCTGC
Coding sequences within:
- the SCAMP2 gene encoding secretory carrier-associated membrane protein 2; this translates as MSAFDTNPFADPVDVNPFQDPSVTQLTNAPQGGLAEFNPFSETNAATTVPVTQLPGPSQPAVLQPSVEPTQPTPQAVASAAQASLLRQQEELDRKAAELERKERELQNTVANLHVRENNWPPLPTWCPVKPCFYQDFSAEIPADYQRICKMLYYLWMLHSVTLFLNLLACLAWFLIDTTKGVDFGLSILWFVIFTPCAFLCWYRPIYKAFRSDNSFSFFVFFFVFFCQIGIYIIQLVGIPNLGDSGWIAALSTLTQDLAVSIIMMVVAGFFTLCAVLSLFLLKRVHSLYRRTGASFQQAQEEFSQGIFSNRTFRSAASSAARGAFQGN